In Deferribacter desulfuricans SSM1, the following are encoded in one genomic region:
- the rplF gene encoding 50S ribosomal protein L6, giving the protein MSRIGKKPINIPNGVKVTLENNKIIVEGPKGKLERELHPNISVEVTDNEILVKRHDDSKTSRSFHGLYRSLINNMVEGVSKGFEKRLEIVGVGYRAALKGKSLDLSLGFSHPVVIDPPEGIEFVVENPQKIVVKGIDKQLVGQVAANIRKIRKPEPYKGKGIRYEGEYILRKAGKSAK; this is encoded by the coding sequence TGTCAAGGATAGGTAAGAAACCGATAAATATACCTAATGGTGTAAAAGTAACACTTGAAAACAATAAAATAATAGTTGAAGGACCTAAAGGGAAGTTAGAGCGCGAGTTACACCCGAATATAAGTGTTGAAGTTACAGATAATGAAATTTTAGTAAAGAGACATGATGATTCTAAAACCTCAAGATCTTTTCATGGACTATATAGAAGTTTGATAAATAATATGGTAGAGGGTGTGTCTAAAGGTTTTGAAAAAAGACTCGAAATAGTTGGTGTAGGTTACAGAGCAGCATTAAAGGGTAAATCGTTAGATTTATCATTGGGCTTTTCACACCCTGTAGTTATTGATCCACCAGAAGGGATTGAATTTGTTGTTGAAAACCCTCAGAAGATTGTTGTTAAAGGTATTGATAAGCAATTGGTAGGACAAGTTGCTGCAAATATAAGAAAAATTAGAAAGCCGGAGCCATATAAAGGTAAAGGGATTAGATACGAGGGTGAATATATTCTTAGAAAAGCTGGAAAATCAGCTAAATAA